The genomic DNA TTCTCAACGAGGTTGCATCGCCTAAGTCCTCGTTGAACATGGTCATGAGCGATCTGTTCACGCGAAGCGGCAATGGCATTGGCCTGAGCTTCATGCGGACTCCCATGGGAGCATCCGATATTGCGCGTTCGATCTATTCCTACGACGACAATAACGGCCAGGCCGATATCACGCTGGCGAATTTTTCCATTGCCCGTGATCAGACCGATATCATTCCTATCATTCTGCAGGCACGCCAGCTCAATCCGCAGATGAAACTGATGGCGAGTCCCTGGAGCCCGCCCGGGTGGATGAAGACCTCCGGTTCGATGATCGGAGGCGGTCTCCTTTCCAGCATGTACTCCCCCTTTGCCAACTATTTTGTGAATTATCTAAACGCCTATCAGGCTGCAGGCATTAACGTGGATTACATCTCCTTACAGAACGAACCGCTGAATTTGCCTTCCAACTATCCAGGAGTGTGCATGCCGCCTTCTCCTGGAGCAAGTTGCGCCGGTCAATCCTGGCAAACCGACCAAAGCACAGCGCTTCGCGATTACGTCCTGCCTGCCCTAACCGCGAACCAACTGACAACCAAAGTGCTGGTCTATGACCACAATTGGGACCAACCAGGTTATCCGCGGTCCGTACTCTCCGATCCCACCATTCAAGCGTCGCCTCAAGTCGCAGGAACGGCCTGGCATGGCTACGGCGGCACGCCTGGAGTGATGAGCACAATTCAGAATTATTTTCCGACGAAAGGAACGTACGAGACGGAGCACTCCGGGGGCACCTGGATCCCGGACCAGGTAAAGGCCGACTTTGAAGAAATCACGCAAGCGATGCGCAACTGGGCACGATCTTACGTGAAATGGAGCCTCGCGCTTGACCAGAACATGGGACCGCATACCGGCGGCTGCGGAACTTGCACTCCAATTGTGACCGTGAACAGTTCGACCGGGGCGGTCAGCTACGACATCGAGTACTACACAACGGGCCACTTCAGTAAGTACGTCTTACCCGGAGCAACCCGCATATATTCCAGCAATGCCTCAGGAATCGTGAGTGCGGCGTTCCTGAACCCGGGCGGATCCAAAGCGCTCGTGGCTTTCAACGATTCGGGTTCGACACAAAGCTTCCAAGTGCAGTGGGGAAGCCAGTCCTTCCCTTACACTTTGCCTTCCCTTGCAGGCGCGACTTTTACCTGGATGGGCAACCAGTCGGGCAGTTACACCGTGAGTGCGACCTCGAAAATTCAGGCTTCGAGCTTCAACAGCACCGCGGGCAACGATGTTATTGGGGACAACACAACTTTCGGCTTGCAGACTGAAAGCACTTCTGACACCAACGGCGGCTATGACGTTGGCTTTTCGAGTGATGGCGATTACGCAGTGTACAAGAATGTTGATTTCGGAGCGGGTGTCAGCCAAGTCAGTGCTCGCCTGGCTTGTGGTAGCACTGGCCATTGTGGAGGGACGCTGGAATTTCATCTCGACAGTGCTTCCGGCACAACCATTGCATCGGTAACAATTCCAGCAACGTCGGGATGGCAGACCTGGACGACAGTCTCGGCGCCTGCAAGCTCCGCAACCGGTGTTCATGATTTGTATGTGGTATTCAAGGGCCCGGCGAGTGGAACCTCAGCTCTGGGTAATCTGAATTGGTTTCAGTTCAACTGAACTTTCTGCTGCGTGACTATCGCTGATTTACAGTGATCTGATCATGGCTTCCAATGTTTAGGCTGACCGTTTGATTCGTCATACCGTCATCTATTCCACTGGATACGGTCCGTCAGAGAATAGCTCGGCATGGTATCCCTTCGATCCAACCAACCGGGCGAGAGGACTTCTCGGATCATCGTCCGCTCGCAGGCGGCTGATGATGTAGTTGAAGTCATATCGCGGCAGCCAACCAAGTTCGTTTCGAGCACGCTGGTTGACATACACGCGTTCGATGCCGGGGAACATGTTCCAGCGCCGCCGCTCATATTCGGCTTCATAGTCCGGCACACGCGCGCGCACCACTCGGGGCGCGTCAACTTGTAGATCCGCGA from Terriglobales bacterium includes the following:
- a CDS encoding Ig-like domain-containing protein, coding for MRYSKSLLLLFLMLNTSILATAQGGPRQLRVAPSDQLIAPSATQQYAALLAFFKGMGKPGGERVVTNAVTWSSSNPSVATIGLHTGLVTGGSTPGTTTTITAVSGVLRVSVQLTVSNATLNSITVTPANPSVPLGRLVQFTATGNYSDGTHHNLTDAVTWSSGIKTTATINSLGLAGTKAQGSTLISATLGSTTGTSTLNVTASVLDSIQVTPANGTVIFPATQQFTAMGFFSDNHTQDLTTSVTWSSSNAGVATIGANTGLATAAGPGTTTISATYNAVTGSTSYTVITLISIAITPSNPNVVFGSKLQLTATGTYSDGSTPDITATAAWSSTSPGVATVNATGLVTSVHEGTTTIHATQSGVTGSTQLSIVGSAVSIVLTTDDQSLRMQAQPGTTFTTASGGNNVVYVDEAEAYQPIEGFGATFTDSTAYLLNEVASPKSSLNMVMSDLFTRSGNGIGLSFMRTPMGASDIARSIYSYDDNNGQADITLANFSIARDQTDIIPIILQARQLNPQMKLMASPWSPPGWMKTSGSMIGGGLLSSMYSPFANYFVNYLNAYQAAGINVDYISLQNEPLNLPSNYPGVCMPPSPGASCAGQSWQTDQSTALRDYVLPALTANQLTTKVLVYDHNWDQPGYPRSVLSDPTIQASPQVAGTAWHGYGGTPGVMSTIQNYFPTKGTYETEHSGGTWIPDQVKADFEEITQAMRNWARSYVKWSLALDQNMGPHTGGCGTCTPIVTVNSSTGAVSYDIEYYTTGHFSKYVLPGATRIYSSNASGIVSAAFLNPGGSKALVAFNDSGSTQSFQVQWGSQSFPYTLPSLAGATFTWMGNQSGSYTVSATSKIQASSFNSTAGNDVIGDNTTFGLQTESTSDTNGGYDVGFSSDGDYAVYKNVDFGAGVSQVSARLACGSTGHCGGTLEFHLDSASGTTIASVTIPATSGWQTWTTVSAPASSATGVHDLYVVFKGPASGTSALGNLNWFQFN